A stretch of Eleutherodactylus coqui strain aEleCoq1 chromosome 9, aEleCoq1.hap1, whole genome shotgun sequence DNA encodes these proteins:
- the ORC5 gene encoding origin recognition complex subunit 5 has protein sequence MSAAEHSLHPEEKLQSLEKLVLCRELQLSTLLAIFGERSHLSFPSIFIYGHTGSGKTYILQTVLSTLELPHAFVSCVECFTTRLLFEQILNQLYNHCPGPENEFSSYERCDTFNDFVRFYKRAITSQGLENETVYIVSNSGQAKKMVYATYY, from the exons ATGAGCGCAGCAGAACATTCTCTACATCCGGAGGAGAAACTTCAGAGCCTGGAGAAGCTTGTCCTCTGTCGAGAACTGCAGCTATCAACACTACTTGCAATATTCGGAGAG CGGTCACATTTAAGCTTTCCATCCATTTTTATTTATGGCCACACTGGCTCTGGGAAGACGTACATCCTGCAGACGGTGCTTAGTACGCTTGAG cttCCCCATGCCTTTGTGAGTTGTGTGGAGTGTTTTACAACTAGACTTCTCTTTGAACAAATACTTAACCAGCTGTACAATCACTGCCCTGGTCCGGAAAATGAATTTTCTTCTTACGAGAGATGTGACACATTTAATGACTTTGTCCGGTTTTATAAGAGGGCGATTACAAGTCAAGGATTGGAAAATGAGACTGTTTACATTGTAAGTAATAGCGGACAAGCTAAAAAAATGGTGTATGCTACATATTATTAA